Proteins encoded together in one Vitis vinifera cultivar Pinot Noir 40024 chromosome 4, ASM3070453v1 window:
- the LOC100262977 gene encoding F-box/LRR-repeat protein 15 — protein sequence MKIWCCFGLGEDEEEVRGTMREGMFGNENDDESEGKELGFLLGGQMSDLEENEMVVGSGGGGGGGGGDQWQLGVGGWRQFDQFASTSGQGIGDNSEAFFPEKCDRPEGSERDDCDSDDRDSWDVHHKRAKVHSYSQGCTYAITAMPLEAGNSSSSTDRDYNVSQSPIPFNNEILRLTSMSNDSDDENPLDSNDGRDEEGDGFSTSKMEDLEVRMDLTDDLLHMVFSFLDHINLCRAAIVCKQWRAGSSHEDFWRCLNFENRNISEEQFEDMCRRYPNATEVNIFGAPSIHSLVMTAMSSLRNLETLTLGKGTLGDTFFQALADCYMLKRLLVNDATLGNGIQEIPIYHDRLHHLQITKCRVLRISVRCPQLETLSLKRSSMAHAVLNCPLLHDLDIGSCHKLTDAAIRSAATSCPLLESLDMSNCSCVSDDTLREIALTCANLHILDASYCPNISLESVRLSMLTVLKLHSCEGITSASMAAISHSYMLEVLELDNCSLLTSVSLELPRLQNIRLVHCRKFVDLNLRSIMLSSMTVSNCPALHRINVTSNSLQKLVLQKQASLTTLALQCQYLQEVDLTDCESLTNSICDVFSDDGGCPMLKSLVLDNCECLTAVGFRSTSLVSLSLVGCRAITSLELVCPYLEQVHLDGCDHLERASFRPVGLRSLNLGICPKLSALHIEAPSMVQLELKGCGGLSEASINCPMLTSLDASFCSKLKDDCLSATAASCPFIESLILMSCPSVGYEGLSSLRLLPHLTLLDLSYTFLMNLQPVFESCLQLKVLKLQACKYLTDSSLEALYKEGALPALCELDLSYGALCQSAIEELLACCTHLTHVSLNGCLNMHDLNWGFSSGPISELPSIYNTSSLSSHGDDHELIEQPNRLLQNLNCVGCQNIKKVLIPPMARCTHLSSLNLSLSANLKEVDVACYNLCFLNLSNCSSLEILKLECPRLTSLFLQSCNITVEAVEAAISQCNMLETLDIRFCPKLSNASMKTLRAVCPSLKRIFSSL from the exons ATGAAGATTTGGTGCTGCTTTGGGTTGGgagaagacgaagaagaagtGAGGGGAACGATGAGAGAGGGGATGTTCGGAAATGAGAACGATGATGAGTCTGAAGGGAAGGAATTAGGGTTTTTGCTTGGTGGTCAGATGAGTGATCTTGAAGAGAACGAGATGGTCGTCGGCAGCGGCGGTGGCGGTGGCGGTGGAGGTGGTGACCAGTGGCAGCTTGGGGTGGGGGGTTGGAGGCAGTTTGATCAGTTTGCGTCGACTAGCGGACAAGGGATTGGGGACAACAGCGAGGCGTTTTTTCCTGAGAAATGTGATCGGCCGGAAGGGTCGGAGAGGGATGACTGCGATTCTGATGATCGCGATTCTTGGGATGTGCACCATAAGCGGGCCAAAGTTCATTCGTATTCCCA GGGTTGCACTTATGCAATAACTGCTATGCCTTTGGAAGCTGGAAATTCTAGTTCGTCCACAGACAGGGATTATAATGTCAGTCAGAGTCCAATTCCTTTTAATAATGAGATCCTGCGTCTCACCTCAATGTCGAATGATAGTGATGATGAGAATCCACTTGATTCTAATGatgggagagatgaggaaggaGATGGATTTAGTACTTCAAAAATGGAAGATTTAGAAGTTCGGATGGATCTTACAGATGACTTATTGCACATG GTTTTCTCTTTCTTGGACCATATTAATCTTTGTCGAGCTGCTATAGTCTGCAAGCAGTGGCGAGCTGGTAGTTCTCATGAAGACTTCTGGAGGTgtctgaattttgaaaatcggAACATATCTGAAGAACAGT TTGAGGATATGTGTCGTCGATATCCGAATGCCACTGAAGTGAATATTTTTGGTGCTCCTTCAATTCACTCGCTGGTTATGACAGCAATGTCTTCTTTAAG AAATCTGGAGACCTTAACCTTGGGGAAAGGAACATTAGGGGATACATTTTTCCAAGCCTTGGCTGATTGTTATATGTTGAAGAGACTGCTTGTTAATGATGCCACTCTTGGTAATGGTATCCAGGAGATACCGATATACCATGATAGATTGCATCATCTTCAAATTACAAAATGTCGTGTACTCCGTATATCTGTCAG GTGCCCCCAGCTTGAAACCTTGTCTCTGAAGCGCAGCAGTATGGCACATGCTGTGCTTAATTGCCCTCTTTTGCATGACCTTGATATAGGCTCTTGCCACAAGCTTACAGATGCTGCAATTCGCTCAGCAGCAACATCATGCCCTCTATTGGAATCTTTGGATATGTCTAATTGTTCATGTGTTAGTGATGATACCCTTCGTGAAATAGCCCTCACTTGTGCTAATCTTCATATTCTTGATGCATCATACTGCCCAAACATCTCACTGGAG TCTGTAAGGCTGTCAATGTTGACAGTTCTTAAGCTTCACAGTTGTGAGGGCATAACCTCAGCTTCCATGGCTGCAATATCGCACAGTTATATGTTGGAG GTTTTGGAGCTTGATAATTGCAGCTTATTGACTTCAGTGTCCCTGGAACTTCCTCGTTTGCAAAATATTAGACTAGTGCATTGTCGCAA GTTTGTTGATTTAAATTTACGAAGTATCATGTTGTCATCTATGACTGTGTCCAATTGTCCTGCACTCCACCGAATCAATGTCACTTCAAATTCACTTCAG AAATTAGTGTTGCAAAAGCAAGCAAGTTTAACTACATTAGCTCTGCAATGCCAATATTTGCAAGAAGTGGACCTCACAGATTGTGAATCTCTCACAAACTCCATTTGTGACGTTTTTAGTGATGATGGTGGATGCCCTATGctaaaatcattagttctaGATAACTGCGAG TGCTTGACAGCAGTGGGATTCCGCAGTACCTCCTTAGTCAGTCTTTCACTGGTTGGTTGTCGTGCCATTACTTCTCTTGAACTCGTATGCCCCTATCTTGAGCAAGTTCATTTAGATGGTTGTGATCATCTTGAAAGAGCATCATTTCGCCCT GTTGGGCTTCGGTCATTGAACTTGGGAATTTGTCCCAAATTGAGTGCACTCCACATTGAAGCACCATCCATGGTTCAACTTGAGTTGAAAGGATGCGGTGGACTATCTGAAGCATCCATTAACTGTCCTATGTTGACGTCTCTAGATGCTTCCTTTTGCAG CAAACTCAAGGATGATTGCTTGTCTGCAACAGCTGCTTCATGCCCTTTCATTGAGTCGTTGATACTGATGTCTTGCCCATCTGTGGGTTATGAAGGACTCTCCTCTTTGCGCTTGCTGCCGCATTTAACCTTGCTTGATCTGTCATACACTTTTTTGATGAACTTGCAGCCAGTTTTTGAATCCTGCTTGCAGCTAAAG GTACTGAAATTACAAGCATGCAAGTATCTCACTGACTCATCACTGGAAGCTCTTTATAAAGAAGGTGCTCTCCCAGCTCTATGCGAGCTGGACTTATCATATGGGGCCCTCTGTCAGTCGGCTATCGAGGAGCTTCTTGCTTGTTGTACACATCTCACTCATGTGAGCTTGAATGGCTGCCTAAATATGCACGATCTGAATTGGGGTTTTAGCAGTGGTCCCATTTCTGAGTTGCCAAGCATTTATAACACATCTAGCTTGTCTTCTCACGGGGATGACCATGAGCTAATTGAGCAGCCTAATCGCTTACTGCAGAATCTTAACTGTGTTGGATGTCAGAATATTAAGAAAGTTCTCATTCCACCAATGGCACGCTGTACCCATTTGTCATCATTAAACCTCTCTCTTTCTGCAAATTTGAAGGAAGTTGATGTTGCTTGTTACAATCTTTGCTTTCTTAATTTGAG CAATTGCTCCTCCTTGGAAATTTTAAAGCTCGAGTGTCCGAGGTTAACCAGCCTCTTTCTTCAG TCTTGCAACATCACGGTAGAAGCAGTAGAAGCTGCCATATCTCAGTGCAACATGCTGGAGACCCTTGATATCCGCTTTTGTCCGAAG TTGTCCAATGCGAGTATGAAAACATTACGAGCAGTGTGCCCCAGTTTGAAGCGCATCTTCAGCAGCCTGTGA
- the LOC100249293 gene encoding uncharacterized protein LOC100249293: MDKTLSLKLWRGRSERNSSDVLSTMATTPTPAQLSRSPFNSAFSRSRFPYSNSLRRKNSTPVRRALSPQEWRESRRLVSISLMLFHCLSFPKHALAGNIFDKYVKRKKLDPLDAYVPAIILTQLQIKDLVKTLEVDQPQYAACRSLLRYGPAASLRVNIRAVAQYASDSGNGKTAFNDVDQCLRALEELDSLLLQASRSNPGASVETMKAKIGVALDALDSLLQTVPSDILDKGKAIADAYRTPDEDADPENLDPDMKQLESIL, from the exons ATGGATAAGACTCTCTCTCTAAAACTATGGCGAGGGAGGAGCGAGAGAAACAGTTCTGATGTTTTGTCGACCATGGCCACCACGCCCACCCCTGCGCAACTTAGCAGAAGCCCGTTCAATTCAGCTTTCTCCCGTTCTCGCTTCCCATATTCAAACTCGTTAAGGAGGAAGAACTCTACACCGGTGAGGCGCGCATTGTCCCCCCAGGAATGGCGGGAAAGTAGGCGATTGGTCTCCATCTCTCTTATGCTTTTCCACTGCCTCTCTTTCCCTAAAC aTGCTCTTGCTGGCAATATTTTCGACAAATATGTGAAAAg GAAGAAGCTTGATCCACTGGACGCTTATGTGCCTGCTATTATATTGACTCAATTACAGATAAAGGACTTGG TGAAAACTCTGGAAGTTGATCAACCCCAATATGCAGCCTGTCGGTCGCTGCTACGCTATGGCCCTGCAGCATCACTTCGTGTGAATATTCGAGCT GTGGCTCAATACGCATCGGACAGTGGCAATGGCAAAACTGCTTTCAATGATGTTGATCAATGTCTGAG agCGCTGGAGGAACTTGATTCCTTGCTTCTGCAAGCGTCGAGAAGCAATCCGGGAGCCTCAGTTGAAAcaatgaaggcaaagattggtGTTGCCCTTGATGCATTGGACAG CCTTCTCCAAACTGTCCCTTCTGACATTCTAGACAAAGGGAAGGCCATAGCTGATGCCTATAGGACCCCAGACGAAGATGCGGATCCTGAAAACTTGGACCCAGATATGAAGCAGTTGGAATCAATATTATGA
- the LOC100257849 gene encoding uncharacterized protein LOC100257849 isoform X1 — translation MATTLWILSLSLSLSLSLVFLSVSADTHKSVTDNPADELVATLNNNRTAHKESALYDNPGLACIALQYIKAYQGSCGEVGGEDAKKPAESQFAETFAPNCGVQVSTLTQITGRLLGCETKYVSPAEAFSEILMKNSKSLEILYSKNHTELGAAVSGSDGGAPYFWCVLFSNGKSNSSFVLDGGVAKISKPGCFSGANDQCSSADDWSQTRRLWPYAAGLLIALGHAFG, via the exons ATGGCGACTACTCTATGGATTCTCTCGCTCTcgctctccctctccctctccctcgtCTTCCTCTCTGTTTCTGCTGATACTCACA AAAGTGTAACTGATAACCCCGCTGATGAGCTGGTTGCCACACTAAACAATAACAGGACTGCACACAAGGAATCAGCCCTTTACGACAATCCAGGCCTGGCTTGCATTGCTCTACAATACATAAAAGCATACCAAGGCAGTTGTGGTGAAGTGGGGGGTGAGGATGCCAAGAAGCCTGCAGAATCTCAATTTGCTGAAACTTTTGCTCCCAACTGTGGTGTGCAGGTCTCAACCCTCACCCAAATCACTGGCCGTTTACTTGGCTGCGAGACCAAATATGTCAGCCCCGCTGAAGCTTTCTCAGAAATTCTAATGAAAAACAGTAAGAGCTTGGAAATTCTTTACAGTAAGAACCACACAGAGTTAGGAGCTGCAGTGAGTGGCTCTGATGGTGGAGCTCCCTACTTCTGGTGTGTGCTGTTCAGCAATGGCAAAAGCAATAGCAGCTTTGTTTTGGATGGAGGCGTAGCAAAGATATCGAAACCTGGGTGCTTCAGCGGTGCCAATGATCAGTGCAGCAGTGCAGACGATTGGTCACAAACCCGTCGCTTGTGGCCCTATGCCGCTGGATTATTGATTGCACTGGGACATGCCTTTggctga
- the LOC100257849 gene encoding uncharacterized protein LOC100257849 isoform X2, with amino-acid sequence MVDRRNSESVTDNPADELVATLNNNRTAHKESALYDNPGLACIALQYIKAYQGSCGEVGGEDAKKPAESQFAETFAPNCGVQVSTLTQITGRLLGCETKYVSPAEAFSEILMKNSKSLEILYSKNHTELGAAVSGSDGGAPYFWCVLFSNGKSNSSFVLDGGVAKISKPGCFSGANDQCSSADDWSQTRRLWPYAAGLLIALGHAFG; translated from the exons ATGGTAGATCGTCGAAACTCCG AAAGTGTAACTGATAACCCCGCTGATGAGCTGGTTGCCACACTAAACAATAACAGGACTGCACACAAGGAATCAGCCCTTTACGACAATCCAGGCCTGGCTTGCATTGCTCTACAATACATAAAAGCATACCAAGGCAGTTGTGGTGAAGTGGGGGGTGAGGATGCCAAGAAGCCTGCAGAATCTCAATTTGCTGAAACTTTTGCTCCCAACTGTGGTGTGCAGGTCTCAACCCTCACCCAAATCACTGGCCGTTTACTTGGCTGCGAGACCAAATATGTCAGCCCCGCTGAAGCTTTCTCAGAAATTCTAATGAAAAACAGTAAGAGCTTGGAAATTCTTTACAGTAAGAACCACACAGAGTTAGGAGCTGCAGTGAGTGGCTCTGATGGTGGAGCTCCCTACTTCTGGTGTGTGCTGTTCAGCAATGGCAAAAGCAATAGCAGCTTTGTTTTGGATGGAGGCGTAGCAAAGATATCGAAACCTGGGTGCTTCAGCGGTGCCAATGATCAGTGCAGCAGTGCAGACGATTGGTCACAAACCCGTCGCTTGTGGCCCTATGCCGCTGGATTATTGATTGCACTGGGACATGCCTTTggctga